The Streptomyces sp. Alt3 genome has a segment encoding these proteins:
- a CDS encoding anti-sigma factor family protein, with protein sequence MSGAGATPAEQHLGDRLAALVDGELKHDARERVLAHLATCARCKAEADSQRRLKSAFATSAAPSPSEGFLARLQGLPGGGDDGPPDAGRRFGDGGFPVLQPGVPTDRARSPLDGFGYLPTAHGSTAVLPGDASGSGFRIHDVARDADRSPWRARRFAFVAASAVSLAAIALGGSLPLDYGPEPPLSAEGAGSNATPLAADERTGGSTAAASRSGGGALAFGENRDARPTAAPSSSVRSVSASAPTLLNTTVLTGGTFAFPVLNVAVPPLIRPTDAGPLYSAAVGGGADPKPSATASAPPLHDRATPLTPLR encoded by the coding sequence GTGAGTGGCGCAGGTGCGACCCCCGCCGAACAGCATCTGGGGGACCGGCTCGCCGCGCTCGTCGACGGCGAGCTCAAACACGACGCCCGGGAGCGGGTCCTGGCCCATCTGGCGACCTGCGCCCGGTGCAAGGCCGAGGCCGACTCCCAGCGGCGGCTGAAGAGCGCCTTCGCGACCTCCGCGGCCCCCTCGCCCTCGGAGGGGTTCCTCGCCCGCCTGCAGGGCCTTCCCGGCGGTGGCGACGACGGCCCCCCGGACGCCGGACGGCGCTTCGGCGACGGGGGCTTCCCCGTACTGCAACCCGGCGTGCCGACCGACCGGGCTCGTTCGCCGCTGGACGGCTTCGGATACCTCCCCACCGCCCACGGCTCGACCGCAGTGCTCCCCGGCGACGCGTCCGGGTCCGGCTTCCGCATCCATGACGTGGCGCGGGACGCCGACCGTTCGCCCTGGCGCGCGAGGCGCTTCGCCTTCGTCGCGGCCAGCGCCGTCTCGCTCGCGGCCATCGCCCTGGGAGGCTCGCTCCCGCTCGACTACGGACCCGAGCCGCCGCTCAGTGCCGAGGGCGCGGGCAGCAACGCCACCCCGCTCGCAGCCGACGAACGGACGGGCGGTTCCACCGCCGCGGCCAGCCGCAGTGGTGGCGGCGCCCTCGCGTTCGGAGAGAACCGGGATGCCCGGCCGACGGCCGCGCCGTCCTCGTCCGTCCGGTCCGTGTCCGCCTCCGCGCCCACGCTGCTGAACACCACGGTGCTCACCGGGGGCACGTTCGCCTTCCCCGTGCTCAACGTGGCCGTGCCGCCGCTGATACGCCCGACGGACGCCGGCCCGCTGTACTCGGCGGCGGTCGGCGGGGGCGCGGACCCTAAGCCGTCCGCGACGGCCTCCGCCCCGCCGCTCCACGACCGCGCGACGCCCCTCACCCCGCTGCGCTGA
- a CDS encoding sec-independent translocase produces MFNDIGALELLTLVVLAVLVFGPEKLPKVIQDVTRTIRKIREFSDSAKEDIRSELGPQFKDFEFEDLNPKTFVRKQLMDGNDDLGLKEIRESFDLRKEMAEVTDAVNGRESAPAAAAAGAAATPDLLKKSTPDLLEKSTPDLLKKPAQPVRDDRPPFDADAT; encoded by the coding sequence GTGTTCAATGACATAGGCGCACTCGAGCTGCTGACGCTCGTGGTTCTCGCCGTGCTCGTATTCGGCCCGGAGAAGCTCCCGAAGGTCATCCAGGACGTCACGCGCACCATCCGCAAGATCCGTGAGTTCTCCGACAGCGCCAAGGAGGACATCCGCTCGGAGCTCGGACCGCAGTTCAAGGACTTCGAGTTCGAGGACCTCAACCCCAAGACGTTCGTCCGCAAGCAGCTCATGGACGGCAACGACGACCTGGGGCTCAAGGAGATCCGCGAGAGCTTCGACCTGCGCAAGGAGATGGCCGAGGTCACCGACGCGGTGAACGGCCGCGAGAGCGCCCCCGCCGCCGCTGCGGCCGGTGCCGCCGCCACGCCCGACCTTCTGAAGAAGTCGACGCCCGACCTCCTCGAGAAGTCCACGCCCGATCTCCTGAAGAAGCCCGCGCAGCCGGTCAGGGACGATCGCCCGCCCTTCGACGCAGACGCCACCTGA
- a CDS encoding trypsin-like peptidase domain-containing protein: MDDGKPSGPKTKWWSRPSTDRNRQAGPEDGAAATADVADAPGTAPAVPGGSTASRSGERPPRTTPDGDYTPAPPAAPVPPVAERGTHAPAAPEVASAPPVAEPHTHRAQPLHAPDEYSTPPYGGPGPWAPAPPVQRPVATPAHGTPVPPPYAGTDGHGTAAPLAATGPAPAGIGGEQRGEAWASPPPPHTVPQQHPAPQPPGQTPQQTSQWLRYDPWGAPGQPLSHPGPGQGADDIRPRKARRGTVLVGAALLALLAGGIGGGVGAYVERNGGLTTLELPQSGRDAGGRAPDSVAGIAASALPSVVTLHVNGSAESGTGTGFVLDDKGHILTNNHVVAPAGSNGDITVTFSGGESAAAEIVGKDSGYDLAVVKVTGVSGLTPLPLGNSDNVQVGDPVVAIGAPFDLSNTVTSGIISAKQRPITAGGEKGDGTDVSYVDALQTDAPINPGNSGGPLVDAEARVIGINSAIRAADSGSGLDGGQSGSIGLGFAIPINQGKRVAEELISTGKATHPVIGVTLDMEFTGDGAKVGGKAADGAAAVTEGGPADKAGIRSGDIITEVEGRRVHSGEELIVKIRAHRPGDRLDLVLTRGGKDLSMTLTLGSASGT; the protein is encoded by the coding sequence ATGGACGACGGGAAGCCCAGCGGGCCGAAGACGAAGTGGTGGAGCCGTCCCTCCACGGACCGGAACCGTCAGGCCGGGCCGGAGGACGGGGCGGCCGCCACCGCCGACGTCGCGGACGCTCCGGGGACGGCGCCGGCCGTTCCCGGCGGGTCCACCGCGTCCCGGTCCGGGGAGCGGCCCCCGCGGACGACACCGGACGGCGACTACACGCCCGCGCCGCCCGCCGCCCCCGTGCCGCCCGTCGCCGAACGGGGCACGCACGCGCCGGCGGCCCCCGAGGTGGCCTCCGCGCCGCCCGTCGCCGAGCCGCACACCCACCGCGCGCAGCCGCTGCACGCGCCCGACGAGTACAGCACCCCGCCCTACGGCGGTCCGGGGCCGTGGGCGCCCGCGCCGCCTGTGCAGCGCCCGGTGGCGACCCCCGCCCACGGGACGCCCGTACCGCCGCCGTACGCCGGTACGGACGGCCACGGCACGGCCGCTCCGCTCGCCGCGACCGGCCCCGCGCCCGCCGGGATCGGCGGGGAACAGCGTGGCGAGGCCTGGGCTTCGCCGCCCCCGCCGCACACCGTGCCGCAGCAGCACCCGGCTCCCCAGCCCCCCGGGCAGACCCCGCAGCAGACCTCCCAGTGGCTGCGTTACGACCCGTGGGGCGCGCCGGGGCAGCCGTTGAGCCACCCCGGCCCCGGCCAGGGCGCGGACGACATCCGGCCGCGCAAGGCCCGTCGGGGGACCGTCCTCGTCGGCGCGGCGCTGCTCGCCCTTCTCGCCGGGGGGATAGGCGGCGGAGTCGGTGCCTATGTCGAGCGCAACGGCGGCCTGACCACGCTCGAACTGCCGCAGTCCGGCCGGGACGCCGGCGGGCGGGCACCCGACAGCGTCGCCGGTATCGCCGCCAGCGCACTGCCCAGCGTGGTCACCCTGCACGTGAACGGCTCCGCCGAATCCGGCACGGGCACCGGTTTCGTCCTCGACGACAAGGGCCACATCCTCACCAACAACCACGTGGTCGCCCCCGCGGGCTCGAACGGCGACATCACCGTCACCTTCAGCGGCGGGGAGAGCGCGGCGGCCGAGATCGTCGGCAAGGACAGCGGCTACGACCTGGCCGTCGTCAAGGTGACGGGCGTCTCCGGTCTCACACCACTTCCCCTCGGCAACTCCGACAACGTGCAGGTGGGCGACCCGGTGGTGGCGATCGGCGCGCCCTTCGACCTGTCCAACACGGTCACCTCCGGCATCATCAGCGCCAAGCAGCGCCCCATCACCGCGGGCGGCGAGAAGGGTGACGGCACCGACGTCAGTTACGTCGACGCCCTGCAGACCGACGCCCCGATCAACCCGGGCAACTCCGGCGGCCCCCTGGTCGACGCCGAGGCCCGCGTCATCGGCATCAACAGCGCGATCCGCGCCGCCGACAGCGGATCAGGCCTCGACGGCGGCCAGTCCGGTTCCATCGGCCTGGGCTTCGCGATACCGATCAACCAGGGCAAGCGGGTCGCCGAGGAACTGATCAGCACCGGCAAGGCCACCCACCCCGTGATCGGCGTCACGCTCGACATGGAGTTCACCGGCGACGGGGCGAAGGTCGGCGGCAAGGCGGCCGACGGCGCGGCCGCGGTGACCGAGGGGGGCCCGGCCGACAAGGCGGGCATCAGGTCCGGCGACATCATCACCGAGGTGGAGGGCCGGCGCGTGCACAGCGGTGAGGAACTGATCGTCAAGATCCGCGCCCACCGGCCCGGTGACCGGCTGGATCTCGTCCTGACCCGCGGTGGCAAGGACCTGTCCATGACGTTGACCCTGGGTTCGGCCAGTGGCACCTGA